One genomic window of Bicyclus anynana chromosome 10, ilBicAnyn1.1, whole genome shotgun sequence includes the following:
- the LOC112046972 gene encoding GDP-L-fucose synthase, with translation MSGENSTILVTGGSGLVGQAIKTVIDEEKKSGLGAGETWIFCGSKDGDLRDRAQTEALFDKHKPTHVVHLAAMVGGLFHNMAHNLDFFRENMAINDNVLNASHKHNVSKVVSCLSTCIFPDKVTYPIDETMIHNGPPHSSNYGYSYAKRMIDVLNRGYSEQHGRSYTSVVPCNVFGPHDNFSLQSSHVIPALIRRMDDAIVSGDKTFTVWGSGKPLRQFIYSLDLARLFVWVLRYYDSVDPIILSVDEKDEVTISEVAEAIKKAHGFHGEIVFDTSKADGQYKKTASNSKLRALHKDFEFTPFDEAMRATVAWYKENRAVARK, from the exons ATGAGTGGCGAAAACAGCACGATCCTGGTTACCGGAGGCTCTGGGCTCGTGGGCCAGGCGATAAAAACTGTAATTGACGAAGAAAAGAAGTCTGGGTTAGGTGCTGGTGAGACGTGGATTTTCTGTGGTTCCAAAGATGGTGATCTTAG AGACAGAGCTCAAACTGAAGCCCTGTTTGATAAACACAAACCCACCCATGTGGTGCACCTGGCTGCAATGGTGGGTGGACTGTTTCACAACATGGCCCACAATCTGGACTTCTTT AGAGAGAACATGGCAATAAATGATAATGTGTTGAATGCAAGCCACAAACATAATGTGAGCAAGGTTGTGTCTTGTCTGTCTACATGTATCTTCCCAGACAAAGTCACATACCCCATTGACGAGACTATG atacaCAATGGCCCGCCACACTCTTCAAACTATGGGTACAGTTATGCTAAAAGAATGATAGACGTACTTAACAG GGGCTACAGCGAGCAGCACGGGCGCTCGTACACGTCGGTGGTGCCGTGCAACGTGTTCGGGCCGCACGACAACTTCTCGCTGCAGTCCAGCCACGTCATACCCGCGCTCATCCGCCGCATGGACGACGCCATAGTGAGCG GTGACAAAACATTCACAGTGTGGGGCAGCGGCAAGCCCCTGCGCCAGTTCATCTACTCGCTGGACCTCGCGCGACTCTTCGTGTGGGTGCTGCGCTACTACGACAGCGTGGACCCTATTATACTATCAG TGGACGAAAAAGACGAAGTGACAATAAGCGAAGTGGCCGAAGCTATCAAGAAAGCCCACGGTTTCCACGGCGAGATAGTGTTTGACACCAGCAAGGCAGACGGACAGTACAAGAAGACTGCCTCCAACAGCAAGCTGAGGGCTCTTCACAAGGACTTCGAATTCACGCCCTTCGATGAAGCGATGCGCGCTACGGTGGCGTGGTATAAAGAGAATAGAGCTGTTGCTAGAAAATAG